A genomic stretch from Microtus pennsylvanicus isolate mMicPen1 chromosome 9, mMicPen1.hap1, whole genome shotgun sequence includes:
- the Dhrs9 gene encoding dehydrogenase/reductase SDR family member 9 — MLVLFWVLALLVLCTLLWNYKGQLKIAGVTDKYVFITGCDTGFGNLAARTFDKKGFRVIAACLTESGATALKAKTSDRLHTVLLDVTDPENVKKTAQWVKSHVGDKGLWGLINNAGVLGVLAPTDWLTVNDYREPIEVNLFGLIDVTLNMLPLLKKARGRIINVSSVGGRLAFGGGGYTPSKYAVEGFNDSLRRDMKAFGVHVSCIEPGLFKTELADPKKTTEKKLAIWEHLSPDIKQQYGEDYIEKSLHKLKNNTCSVNLDLSLVVECMDHALTSIFPKTRYTAGKDAKTFWIPLSHMPSVLQDFLLLKQKVELANPKAV, encoded by the exons atgttggtGTTGTTTTGGGTGTTGGCCCTCCTTGTCCTGTGCACTCTGCTGTGGAATTACAAAGGACAACTGAAGATAGCAGGCGTCACCGACAAGTACGTTTTCATCACTGGTTGTGACACAGGCTTTGGGAACTTAGCAGCCAGGACTTTTGATAAAAAGGGGTTCCGTGTCATCGCTGCCTGCCTGACTGAGTCAGGAGCGACAGCTTTGAAGGCAAAAACCTCAGACAGACTTCACACAGTGCTTCTGGATGTCACCGACCCTGAGAATGTCAAGAAGACCGCCCAGTGGGTCAAGAGCCACGTAGGGGATAAAG gTCTGTGGGGTCTGATCAATAATGCTGGTGTCCTGGGCGTGCTGGCTCCCACTGATTGGCTGACGGTGAACGACTACAGAGAACCCATTGAAGTTAACCTGTTTGGACTCATCGACGTGACGCTCAATATGCTTCCGCTGCTCAAAAAAGCGCGAGGGCGCATTATCAACGTCTCCAGCGTCGGAGGCCGGCTTGCTTTTGGTGGCGGGGGCTACACTCCATCCAAATACGCGGTGGAAGGTTTCAATGACAGCTTGAG GAGGGACATGAAAGCCTTCGGTGTACATGTCTCGTGCATTGAACCAGGACTGTTCAAAACAGAACTGGCAGATCCCAAGAAGACAACTGAAAAAAAGCTGGCCATTTGGGAACACCTGTCTCCAGACATCAAACAGCAGTATGGAGAAGACTACATCGAAAAAA GTCtacacaaactgaaaaacaatacATGCTCTGTGAACTTGGACCTCTCTCTAGTGGTAGAGTGCATGGACCATGCTCTAACGAGTATCTTCCCCAAGACTCGCTACACCGCTGGAAAAGATGCCAAGACATTTTGGATACCTCTGTCTCACATGCCATCGGTTTTACAAGACTTTTTATTACTGAAACAGAAAGTAGAGCTGGCAAATCCCAAAGCGGTGTGA